Proteins found in one Microcella daejeonensis genomic segment:
- a CDS encoding DUF4190 domain-containing protein, whose amino-acid sequence MTDTPTSSPAGDTHDSPTATVASPPPPFTPAAPVEAKRPAGNGLAIASLILGIIAILGFAVPVLNVFSALLAVVGLVLGVIALARKAASRGLSLSGTIVSALALLLSLIFIVIYAVGFSAAIDEVSSEPTIVEEPADVEAEPAAPAEEPAEPDASDVGTRDNPAPLGTMIELREFGEPTYELTLGPAVLNANDAVTAANQFNEPPTEGFQYALVPVNLTYVGAETGTPWLDITVEYVSAAGTTHTEGDTLTVGPSPSMFEINEMYNGSTAVGNVLIMIPTENAAGGTWTVKSLFGDPIFFTAE is encoded by the coding sequence ATGACTGACACCCCTACGTCCTCGCCCGCGGGCGACACCCACGACTCCCCGACCGCGACCGTCGCGTCGCCCCCGCCCCCCTTCACCCCTGCCGCGCCGGTGGAAGCCAAGCGACCCGCGGGCAATGGCCTCGCCATCGCGTCTCTCATCCTCGGCATCATCGCGATCCTCGGATTCGCCGTGCCCGTGCTCAATGTGTTCTCCGCCCTGCTGGCCGTCGTCGGCCTCGTGCTGGGAGTCATCGCGCTTGCGCGGAAGGCCGCCTCGCGCGGGCTCTCGCTCAGCGGGACGATCGTCTCCGCGCTCGCGCTCCTCCTCTCCCTCATCTTCATCGTCATCTACGCCGTCGGCTTCAGCGCCGCGATCGACGAGGTCTCGAGCGAGCCGACCATCGTCGAGGAGCCTGCCGACGTCGAGGCGGAGCCTGCGGCTCCGGCCGAGGAGCCGGCGGAGCCCGACGCGTCCGATGTGGGAACGCGCGACAACCCCGCGCCCCTCGGCACGATGATCGAGCTCCGCGAGTTCGGTGAGCCCACCTACGAGCTGACGCTCGGCCCCGCCGTGCTGAATGCTAACGACGCGGTCACCGCGGCCAACCAGTTCAACGAGCCGCCGACCGAGGGGTTCCAGTACGCCCTGGTGCCCGTGAACCTGACCTACGTCGGAGCGGAGACGGGAACGCCGTGGCTCGACATCACGGTGGAGTACGTCTCGGCTGCCGGCACGACCCACACGGAGGGCGACACGCTGACCGTCGGTCCGTCGCCGAGCATGTTCGAGATCAACGAGATGTACAACGGCTCGACGGCCGTGGGCAACGTCCTCATCATGATCCCGACCGAGAACGCTGCCGGTGGTACCTGGACGGTGAAGTCGCTCTTCGGCGACCCGATCTTCTTCACCGCCGAGTAG
- a CDS encoding type II toxin-antitoxin system TacA family antitoxin, translated as MTTSQTRINMRISTEALDQIRDAARLQGQDVTAFVLGAAMANARQVLLEDRVLTMTPAEVLQLERALDADAAPSKRLREAVRRHGAAVRSE; from the coding sequence ATGACGACCTCGCAGACGCGCATCAACATGCGCATCTCCACCGAAGCCCTCGACCAGATCCGCGACGCTGCCCGACTGCAGGGTCAGGACGTCACGGCGTTCGTCCTCGGCGCTGCGATGGCCAACGCGCGCCAAGTCCTCCTCGAAGATCGTGTTCTCACGATGACGCCCGCCGAAGTCCTGCAGCTCGAGCGCGCCCTGGACGCCGACGCGGCACCCTCCAAGCGACTGCGCGAGGCCGTGCGGCGGCATGGCGCCGCTGTTCGCTCGGAATAG